One genomic window of Bicyclus anynana chromosome 10, ilBicAnyn1.1, whole genome shotgun sequence includes the following:
- the LOC112043605 gene encoding uncharacterized protein LOC112043605 isoform X3, giving the protein MTTMTEKEVNRMLGPPPRLGLKAASPSVPDEDCNSNTSLAGSLHSTHDELDAHCDNSGYLWLLDYNPMFRDGSCHHISVLSSVSASYKGISDLTSRFEFASRYKDIARDLDANLAEADMESFKTEDIHALLMTGDLPHDAIIDDITHDFYTNFLVDTVSCNGVLQSNPQGEMFASISSSLLEKFRFDSSMSGSSLQGEESVGSINTMSICKSELLFSPVKEGAHGVHFSVDSLDCELPTEQDLILTCQANKDNYTIAFEGSLTIYSEDSECAEPAVNQKHDKLVKRLHEGTDFNIALDSDERTRRNLELLERCKKLTNKLTTSMARSDLGLTTWCKLKKQTNQSPLKRHPSGNNNENTNETTDATNEMSNSVIKSQSLPNLYRRKLLSSSINSAALSNSTVDSFTANQRIIGTSTCMKVYDVSQNRSTLGSQHSEPMSTSSSDNQSSSEKSQTKQQPFNLVKLFMKQKSISNDGIVSMDQLDRSECWPSSSGGESGESMGEQRLGTLKNTLLERPQVDLPIEALEETSSAVYEEIRPTNPYNRVYDEVLIEEEEIEGSRLSDNESNLYAVVNKPHLKRANLNITNSPSKGRYSRKSCSSQSSATSVSISSCSESDGTQITRMNRVLQREPCDTKATSTHFEVDKLDKSMQTSSLPVSSISHDRDMYKIVEASFLEKLKEGDCEKPVFVLYPNYTLPDISFLNGRPNIYLSPVKVNISPKSTDSKRNRMHVKGKRPFSCNDVEMLKKKGLGHIKDWDSLNFLLPLECRQLLSEMPELMQYVKEKEVSNKCDKYCNVLPASKQRNRPISCDCNNLANTTAVSSSSSTATQPSSGYRGSSTMLTDESAQNSPAPTGNFNPLFVYRYDSATSSEASCANTEGQRINPSIPKRSLSLADQNRMAKQGEFAPPRPPLPKSILRKSMDKTRKSTAHTKRYSMFELDDFLQDPIVCGTAAVEHKTKRRSLQEPYYLQNQTNFEYRKNNDLAAKRLSQQFLDAADKDADYNEYYQDEGVGTESSLESGKSNEIKFHRPHTPPLPKPRTKQMEYTDFPPPGALISSADLQQLEEFLKQSGINCQNMDEWDQNQVQKVRSQVTKFLQMKRSQEENQRSTDSSSSSCNSKKSVSFAQKPDTKTEVPQTQTKAVDELKVASVATPPNSPNISAMVAQRHYQGKNLAEIPICEEGEVSPDEFSNPTTHHDGRQKYDLIDVSQKRALVSNVTDAVEMLIQHFSPATDQAELGFLGDSKQSPACAKIALNALCPALYAIFRDGLKENIETSFGAVNNSVWQMVEATARQGPITKSLNELVLRINSEDAVTEGLVKFNAFILGLLNAQSVDAWVSYVRTRESILAKHYDPDSLILAGCVGESRCRALLDTLLASLEPLRLLPFSLDLMFEMRELHRSFKKIENDMRAASRPTTINTPPLTLNQRNLLKLVRSMQSSAISSDDCQTSVIMRHKEPRNKEPSTPDLLNESANVKTTVEKNRPRSCVNPSAIGYDMCPNNSRIELETNRRWSGVHLGSKLMQAFDRLVFDDSDDYTDSLENNKPPAKATGNDTKLDTSGEEHWRPSSANSSASGNTGSNSGGKFRRLQLKWEMLSTAESPVTPSGETSPATARGSKIPRPVSSPVRPQAPAIQSPAKNTHRGIPVPVRKGTSPTSATPRPNTARTTAVSKKPPQPANRVIPEKSTRKSTDKTQIPKGAVKKANIQKSPASRVDGACVGGAPRPASLPYGRAAPPPAPRRAASSSAARAHAHHAQQQKNKYVRTLWHRLPSDSGHLAFNEGERLRLILEVDDLYLLCCRGDQKGLVPRDAVLLEDF; this is encoded by the exons GGCCACCGCCACGGCTGGGGCTGAAGGCGGCGAGCCCCAGCGTCCCCGACGAGGACTGCAACAGTAACACCAGCCTCGCCGGAAGCCTCCACTCGACGCACGATGAGCTCGACGCCCACTGCGATAACTCCGGATATTTATGGCTGCTcgattataa TCCGATGTTTCGGGACGGATCGTGCCACCACATCTCAGTACTGTCCTCGGTGTCCGCATCCTACAAGGGCATAAGCGACCTCACGTCACGGTTCGAATTCGCATCACGCTACAAAGACATCGCCCGGGATCTGGACGCCAATCTCGCTGAAGCCGATATGGAGAGTTTCAAGACGGAAGACATCCACGCTCTCTTGATGACCGGCGACTTGCCTCACGACGCCATTATTGATGATATAACACACGAC ttcTATACTAATTTCTTGGTGGACACGGTATCATGTAACGGTGTATTGCAGAGTAACCCCCAAGGCGAGATGTTCGCGAGCATATCGAGCTCACTATTGGAAAAGTTTCGGTTCGACAGTTCAATGAGCGGCAGTAGCTTGCAG GGTGAAGAATCCGTCGGTTCTATCAATACAATGTCAATATGTAAATCGGAGTTGCTGTTCTCTCCGGTGAAAGAAGGCGCCCATGGAGTTCACTTCAGCGTTGATAGCCTTGACTGTGAGCTGCCAACTGAGCAAGATCTCATTCTCACGTGTCAGGCTAATAAGGACAATTACACCATTGCCTTCGAGGGCAGTCTCACCATTTACTCTGAGGACAGTGAGTGTGCTGAACCCGCCGTCAATCAAAAACATG ACAAACTGGTTAAGAGATTACACGAGGGTACAGATTTTAATATAGCATTAGATAGTGATGAACGAACGCGCAGGAATTTAGAATTATTAGAGAGatgtaaaaaattaactaataagCTAACTACGTCTATGGCTAGAAGTGATTTAGGATTAACTACCTGGTGTAAGCTTAAGAAACAGACCAATCAATCGCCTTTGAAGAG GCACCCATCTGGAAATAACAATGAGAACACAAATGAAACAACTGATGCAACAAATGAAATGTCCAATTCAGTAATCAAAAGTCAAAGCTTACCCAACTTGTATAGAAGGAAACTGCTGAGCAGTTCAATCAATTCTGCAGCCTTGAGCAACTCAACG GTCGACTCTTTTACAGCCAACCAAAGAATAATTGGGACGTCGACATGCATGAAGGTTTATGATGTTTCACAAAACCGTTCTACCCTTGGAAGCCAACATTCGGAACCTATGAGTACCTCATCATCAGATAATCAATCGTCATCTGAAAAAAGCCAAACAAAACAGCAGCCTTTTAATTTAGTAAAGCTGTTTATGAAACAGAAAAGTATCAGTAATGATGGTATAGTAAGCATGGATCAATTAGATCGATCCGAATGCTGGCCATCAAGTTCCGGTGGAGAAAGCGGAGAGTCAATGGGGGAGCAAAGATTGGGCACTTTAAAAAATACTCTTCTTGAAAGGCCTCAAGTTGATTTACCAATTGAAGCGCTCGAAGAAACGTCATCAGCGGTATACGAAGAAATCCGACCAACAAATCCATATAATAGAGTCTATGATGAAGTAttaatagaagaagaagaaattgaAGGTTCTAGGTTAAGTGATAACGAATCTAATTTATATGCTGTTGTAAACAAACCTCATCTTAAAAGAGCAAAcctaaatattacaaatagtccCTCAAAGGGACGATATAGTAGAAAATCCTGTTCCTCTCAGTCTTCGGCAACCAGTGTTAGTATTTCTAGTTGTTCAGAGTCTGATGGTACCCAAATAACAAGAATGAATAGGGTGCTGCAGAGAGAGCCATGTGATACAAAAGCCACTTCAACGCATTTTGAAGTCGATAAATTAGACAAAAGCATGCAAACTTCGTCACTACCAGTTTCATCTATATCACATGACCGAGACATGTACAAGATCGTAGAGGCTTcatttcttgaaaaattaaaagaggGTGATTGTGAAAAGCccgtttttgttttatatcctAATTATACTTTGCCAGACATTAGCTTTTTGAACGGAAGACCTAATATATATTTGAGTCCTGTAAAGGTAAACATATCACCGAAATCAACTGACAGCAAAAGAAATAGAATGCATGTAAAAGGCAAACGACCTTTTTCATGTAACGATGTAGAAATGCTTAAGAAAAAAGGTCTCGGTCATATCAAAGATTGGGATTCTCTTAATTTCTTGTTACCCCTAGAATGTAGGCAGTTGCTTTCAGAAATGCCTGAATTGATGCAATACGTTAAAGAAAAAGAGGTATCAAATAAATGtgataaatattgtaatgtctTACCTGCATCAAAACAGAGGAATAGACCAATTAGttgtgattgtaataatttagcTAACACTACAGCAGTTTCATCAAGTTCAAGTACAGCCACACAACCTTCATCAGGATATCGAGGTTCATCAACAATGTTAACCGATGAATCAGCTCAGAATAGCCCGGCTCCTACGGGAAACTTCAATCCATTATTTGTATACCGCTATGACAGTGCTACAAGTTCGGAAGCCAGTTGTGCTAATACTGAAGGTCAAAGAATAAACCCCTCTATACCAAAACGGTCATTATCACTTGCCGATCAAAATAGAATGGCGAAACAGGGAGAATTTGCTCCTCCACGGCCTCCGTTACCCAAAAGTATTTTACGTAAATCTATGGATAAAACGCGCAAGTCTACTGCACACACTAAACGATATAGCATGTTCGAATTAGACGATTTTCTTCAAGATCCAATTGTGTGCGGCACAGCTGCTGTGGAGCATAAAACTAAACGAAGATCACTACAAGAACCTTATTATCTCcaaaatcaaacaaattttgagtacagaaaaaataatgatCTGGCTGCCAAAAGGTTATCTCAACAGTTCTTAGACGCAGCTGATAAAGACGCGGATTATAACGAATATTATCAAGATGAAGGAGTTGGTACTGAAAGTAGCCTTGAGTCAGGCAAATCTAATGAAATTAAGTTTCACAGGCCTCATACGCCACCACTTCCTAAGCCAAGAACAAAGCAAATGGAGTATACGGATTTCCCACCACCCGGCGCACTTATAAGCAGCGCTGATTTACAGCAGCTAGAAGAATTTCTTAAGCAAAGTGGCATTAACTGCCAAAACATGGATGAATGGGATCAAAATCAAGTTCAAAAGGTAAGAAGTCAAGTTACAAAATTTCTTCAAATGAAACGTTCCCAAGAAGAAAATCAAAGGTCTACAGATTCAAGTAGCAGTAGTTGCAACAGCAAGAAATCTGTTAGCTTTGCTCAAAAGCCAGATACTAAAACTGAGGTACCACAAACACAGACAAAAGCTGTTGACGAACTAAAAGTGGCAAGTGTTGCTACACCTCCAAATTCTCCAAACATATCTGCTATGGTAGCACAAAGACACTATCAG gGCAAAAATTTAGCTGAGATCCCTATTTGTGAAGAAGGAGAAGTTAGTCCAGATGAATTCTCAAATCCTACTACACATCACGATGGAAGACAAAAGTACGACCTGATTGATGTTTCCCAAAAAAGAG CATTAGTATCTAATGTGACGGATGCTGTTGAGATGTTGATACAACACTTCTCCCCCGCCACGGATCAGGCCGAACTAGGTTTTCTCGGTGATTCAAAACAGTCACCGGCTTGCGCTAAGATTGCCCTAAATGCATTGTGCCCAGCATTATACGCCATATTCAGAGATGGTCTAAAAGAAAACATCGAAACTTCTTTTGGTGCAGTCAATAACTCGGTCTGGCAAATGGTAGAAGCCACTGCTAGACAAG GTCCCATAACAAAATCCCTTAATGAACTGGTTTTAAGAATAAACAGCGAAGACGCAGTAACCGAAGGGTTGGTCAAATTCAACGCATTTATTTTAGGTTTACTAAA CGCACAATCTGTAGATGCCTGGGTATCGTATGTGCGGACGAGAGAATCAATTCTTGCAAAGCACTACGACCCTGATTCCCTCATCTTAGCTGGTTGCGTTGGAGAATCGCGTTGTAGAGCCTTGTTGGACACTTTGCTCGCCAGTCTCGAACCACTGAGATTATTGCCATTCTCACTCGATCTTATGTTTGAAATGCGAGAGTTACACCGGAGCTTCAAAAAGATCGAGAACGACATGAGAGCTGCTAGTCGG cccactacgATTAACACTCCGCCACTAACACTGAACCAGAGAAACCTGCTGAAGCTGGTCCGTTCGATGCAATCCAGCGCAATTTCGAGTGACGACTGTCAGACCAGTGTCATCATGAGACACAAAGAGCCGAGAAACAAAGAGCCGTCCACGCCAGACTTGTTGAACGAATCGGCGAACGTTAAGACTACTGTTGAGAAAAATAGACCGAGGTCGTGCGTTAATCCATCCGCTATAGGCTACGACATGTGCCCTAACAACAGTAGGATCGAGTTAGAGACTAACAGAAGATGGTCGGGAGTGCATCTTGGCTCGAAACTGATGCAAGCTTTTGACAGATTAGTATTCGATGACAGTGACGATTACACTGATAGTCTCGAAAACAATAAGCCCCCCGCTAAGGCAACCGGCAATGACACGAAG CTGGACACGAGCGGCGAGGAGCATTGGCGGCCGAGTTCAGCGAACAGCAGTGCGAGTGGCAACACTGGCAGCAACTCGGGCGGGAAATTCCGACGGTTACAACTCAAATGGGAAATGCTGAGTACTGCTGAAAGCCCTGTCACGCCTTCTG GTGAAACGTCGCCAGCTACAGCGCGAGGATCCAAAATTCCACGGCCTGTTTCATCACCTGTCCGGCCTCAGGCGCCGGCAATACAGTCGCCAGCCAAGAACACCCACCG AGGCATTCCCGTACCAGTACGTAAAGGAACGTCGCCTACCTCCGCGACTCCGCGTCCCAACACAGCAAGGACGACCGCAGTCAGTAAGAAGCCGCCGCAACCAGCTAACAG AGTTATACCCGAGAAGTCGACGAGAAAATCTACGGACAAAACTCAAATACCAAAGGGTGCTGTTAAAAAAGCAAACATTCAGAAGTCAcc GGCGTCTCGCGTAGACGGCGCGTGCGTGGGCGGAGCGCCGCGGCCTGCGTCGCTGCCGTACGGtcgcgccgcaccgccgcccgCCCCGCGCCGCGCAGCCTCCTCGTCTGCGGCGCGCGCGCACGCTCACCACGCACAACAGCAGAAGAACAA ATACGTGAGAACGCTTTGGCACAGGCTGCCGTCAGATTCTGGTCACCTGGCATTCAACGAAGGCGAGAGACTGCGGCTGATTCTGGAGGTGGACGACCTGTACTTGCTCTGCTGTCGCGGAGACCAGAAGGGATTAGTTCCCCGCGATGCTGTGCTTTTAGAGGATTTCTGA
- the LOC112043605 gene encoding uncharacterized protein LOC112043605 isoform X2, translating to MIGLVLCVVAKLIDLAISAYYCENGGRYEFLHRKRRRRKASQGPPPRLGLKAASPSVPDEDCNSNTSLAGSLHSTHDELDAHCDNSGYLWLLDYNPMFRDGSCHHISVLSSVSASYKGISDLTSRFEFASRYKDIARDLDANLAEADMESFKTEDIHALLMTGDLPHDAIIDDITHDSNPQGEMFASISSSLLEKFRFDSSMSGSSLQGEESVGSINTMSICKSELLFSPVKEGAHGVHFSVDSLDCELPTEQDLILTCQANKDNYTIAFEGSLTIYSEDSECAEPAVNQKHDKLVKRLHEGTDFNIALDSDERTRRNLELLERCKKLTNKLTTSMARSDLGLTTWCKLKKQTNQSPLKRHPSGNNNENTNETTDATNEMSNSVIKSQSLPNLYRRKLLSSSINSAALSNSTVDSFTANQRIIGTSTCMKVYDVSQNRSTLGSQHSEPMSTSSSDNQSSSEKSQTKQQPFNLVKLFMKQKSISNDGIVSMDQLDRSECWPSSSGGESGESMGEQRLGTLKNTLLERPQVDLPIEALEETSSAVYEEIRPTNPYNRVYDEVLIEEEEIEGSRLSDNESNLYAVVNKPHLKRANLNITNSPSKGRYSRKSCSSQSSATSVSISSCSESDGTQITRMNRVLQREPCDTKATSTHFEVDKLDKSMQTSSLPVSSISHDRDMYKIVEASFLEKLKEGDCEKPVFVLYPNYTLPDISFLNGRPNIYLSPVKVNISPKSTDSKRNRMHVKGKRPFSCNDVEMLKKKGLGHIKDWDSLNFLLPLECRQLLSEMPELMQYVKEKEVSNKCDKYCNVLPASKQRNRPISCDCNNLANTTAVSSSSSTATQPSSGYRGSSTMLTDESAQNSPAPTGNFNPLFVYRYDSATSSEASCANTEGQRINPSIPKRSLSLADQNRMAKQGEFAPPRPPLPKSILRKSMDKTRKSTAHTKRYSMFELDDFLQDPIVCGTAAVEHKTKRRSLQEPYYLQNQTNFEYRKNNDLAAKRLSQQFLDAADKDADYNEYYQDEGVGTESSLESGKSNEIKFHRPHTPPLPKPRTKQMEYTDFPPPGALISSADLQQLEEFLKQSGINCQNMDEWDQNQVQKVRSQVTKFLQMKRSQEENQRSTDSSSSSCNSKKSVSFAQKPDTKTEVPQTQTKAVDELKVASVATPPNSPNISAMVAQRHYQGKNLAEIPICEEGEVSPDEFSNPTTHHDGRQKYDLIDVSQKRALVSNVTDAVEMLIQHFSPATDQAELGFLGDSKQSPACAKIALNALCPALYAIFRDGLKENIETSFGAVNNSVWQMVEATARQGPITKSLNELVLRINSEDAVTEGLVKFNAFILGLLNAQSVDAWVSYVRTRESILAKHYDPDSLILAGCVGESRCRALLDTLLASLEPLRLLPFSLDLMFEMRELHRSFKKIENDMRAASRPTTINTPPLTLNQRNLLKLVRSMQSSAISSDDCQTSVIMRHKEPRNKEPSTPDLLNESANVKTTVEKNRPRSCVNPSAIGYDMCPNNSRIELETNRRWSGVHLGSKLMQAFDRLVFDDSDDYTDSLENNKPPAKATGNDTKLDTSGEEHWRPSSANSSASGNTGSNSGGKFRRLQLKWEMLSTAESPVTPSGETSPATARGSKIPRPVSSPVRPQAPAIQSPAKNTHRGIPVPVRKGTSPTSATPRPNTARTTAVSKKPPQPANRVIPEKSTRKSTDKTQIPKGAVKKANIQKSPASRVDGACVGGAPRPASLPYGRAAPPPAPRRAASSSAARAHAHHAQQQKNKYVRTLWHRLPSDSGHLAFNEGERLRLILEVDDLYLLCCRGDQKGLVPRDAVLLEDF from the exons GGCCACCGCCACGGCTGGGGCTGAAGGCGGCGAGCCCCAGCGTCCCCGACGAGGACTGCAACAGTAACACCAGCCTCGCCGGAAGCCTCCACTCGACGCACGATGAGCTCGACGCCCACTGCGATAACTCCGGATATTTATGGCTGCTcgattataa TCCGATGTTTCGGGACGGATCGTGCCACCACATCTCAGTACTGTCCTCGGTGTCCGCATCCTACAAGGGCATAAGCGACCTCACGTCACGGTTCGAATTCGCATCACGCTACAAAGACATCGCCCGGGATCTGGACGCCAATCTCGCTGAAGCCGATATGGAGAGTTTCAAGACGGAAGACATCCACGCTCTCTTGATGACCGGCGACTTGCCTCACGACGCCATTATTGATGATATAACACACGAC AGTAACCCCCAAGGCGAGATGTTCGCGAGCATATCGAGCTCACTATTGGAAAAGTTTCGGTTCGACAGTTCAATGAGCGGCAGTAGCTTGCAG GGTGAAGAATCCGTCGGTTCTATCAATACAATGTCAATATGTAAATCGGAGTTGCTGTTCTCTCCGGTGAAAGAAGGCGCCCATGGAGTTCACTTCAGCGTTGATAGCCTTGACTGTGAGCTGCCAACTGAGCAAGATCTCATTCTCACGTGTCAGGCTAATAAGGACAATTACACCATTGCCTTCGAGGGCAGTCTCACCATTTACTCTGAGGACAGTGAGTGTGCTGAACCCGCCGTCAATCAAAAACATG ACAAACTGGTTAAGAGATTACACGAGGGTACAGATTTTAATATAGCATTAGATAGTGATGAACGAACGCGCAGGAATTTAGAATTATTAGAGAGatgtaaaaaattaactaataagCTAACTACGTCTATGGCTAGAAGTGATTTAGGATTAACTACCTGGTGTAAGCTTAAGAAACAGACCAATCAATCGCCTTTGAAGAG GCACCCATCTGGAAATAACAATGAGAACACAAATGAAACAACTGATGCAACAAATGAAATGTCCAATTCAGTAATCAAAAGTCAAAGCTTACCCAACTTGTATAGAAGGAAACTGCTGAGCAGTTCAATCAATTCTGCAGCCTTGAGCAACTCAACG GTCGACTCTTTTACAGCCAACCAAAGAATAATTGGGACGTCGACATGCATGAAGGTTTATGATGTTTCACAAAACCGTTCTACCCTTGGAAGCCAACATTCGGAACCTATGAGTACCTCATCATCAGATAATCAATCGTCATCTGAAAAAAGCCAAACAAAACAGCAGCCTTTTAATTTAGTAAAGCTGTTTATGAAACAGAAAAGTATCAGTAATGATGGTATAGTAAGCATGGATCAATTAGATCGATCCGAATGCTGGCCATCAAGTTCCGGTGGAGAAAGCGGAGAGTCAATGGGGGAGCAAAGATTGGGCACTTTAAAAAATACTCTTCTTGAAAGGCCTCAAGTTGATTTACCAATTGAAGCGCTCGAAGAAACGTCATCAGCGGTATACGAAGAAATCCGACCAACAAATCCATATAATAGAGTCTATGATGAAGTAttaatagaagaagaagaaattgaAGGTTCTAGGTTAAGTGATAACGAATCTAATTTATATGCTGTTGTAAACAAACCTCATCTTAAAAGAGCAAAcctaaatattacaaatagtccCTCAAAGGGACGATATAGTAGAAAATCCTGTTCCTCTCAGTCTTCGGCAACCAGTGTTAGTATTTCTAGTTGTTCAGAGTCTGATGGTACCCAAATAACAAGAATGAATAGGGTGCTGCAGAGAGAGCCATGTGATACAAAAGCCACTTCAACGCATTTTGAAGTCGATAAATTAGACAAAAGCATGCAAACTTCGTCACTACCAGTTTCATCTATATCACATGACCGAGACATGTACAAGATCGTAGAGGCTTcatttcttgaaaaattaaaagaggGTGATTGTGAAAAGCccgtttttgttttatatcctAATTATACTTTGCCAGACATTAGCTTTTTGAACGGAAGACCTAATATATATTTGAGTCCTGTAAAGGTAAACATATCACCGAAATCAACTGACAGCAAAAGAAATAGAATGCATGTAAAAGGCAAACGACCTTTTTCATGTAACGATGTAGAAATGCTTAAGAAAAAAGGTCTCGGTCATATCAAAGATTGGGATTCTCTTAATTTCTTGTTACCCCTAGAATGTAGGCAGTTGCTTTCAGAAATGCCTGAATTGATGCAATACGTTAAAGAAAAAGAGGTATCAAATAAATGtgataaatattgtaatgtctTACCTGCATCAAAACAGAGGAATAGACCAATTAGttgtgattgtaataatttagcTAACACTACAGCAGTTTCATCAAGTTCAAGTACAGCCACACAACCTTCATCAGGATATCGAGGTTCATCAACAATGTTAACCGATGAATCAGCTCAGAATAGCCCGGCTCCTACGGGAAACTTCAATCCATTATTTGTATACCGCTATGACAGTGCTACAAGTTCGGAAGCCAGTTGTGCTAATACTGAAGGTCAAAGAATAAACCCCTCTATACCAAAACGGTCATTATCACTTGCCGATCAAAATAGAATGGCGAAACAGGGAGAATTTGCTCCTCCACGGCCTCCGTTACCCAAAAGTATTTTACGTAAATCTATGGATAAAACGCGCAAGTCTACTGCACACACTAAACGATATAGCATGTTCGAATTAGACGATTTTCTTCAAGATCCAATTGTGTGCGGCACAGCTGCTGTGGAGCATAAAACTAAACGAAGATCACTACAAGAACCTTATTATCTCcaaaatcaaacaaattttgagtacagaaaaaataatgatCTGGCTGCCAAAAGGTTATCTCAACAGTTCTTAGACGCAGCTGATAAAGACGCGGATTATAACGAATATTATCAAGATGAAGGAGTTGGTACTGAAAGTAGCCTTGAGTCAGGCAAATCTAATGAAATTAAGTTTCACAGGCCTCATACGCCACCACTTCCTAAGCCAAGAACAAAGCAAATGGAGTATACGGATTTCCCACCACCCGGCGCACTTATAAGCAGCGCTGATTTACAGCAGCTAGAAGAATTTCTTAAGCAAAGTGGCATTAACTGCCAAAACATGGATGAATGGGATCAAAATCAAGTTCAAAAGGTAAGAAGTCAAGTTACAAAATTTCTTCAAATGAAACGTTCCCAAGAAGAAAATCAAAGGTCTACAGATTCAAGTAGCAGTAGTTGCAACAGCAAGAAATCTGTTAGCTTTGCTCAAAAGCCAGATACTAAAACTGAGGTACCACAAACACAGACAAAAGCTGTTGACGAACTAAAAGTGGCAAGTGTTGCTACACCTCCAAATTCTCCAAACATATCTGCTATGGTAGCACAAAGACACTATCAG gGCAAAAATTTAGCTGAGATCCCTATTTGTGAAGAAGGAGAAGTTAGTCCAGATGAATTCTCAAATCCTACTACACATCACGATGGAAGACAAAAGTACGACCTGATTGATGTTTCCCAAAAAAGAG CATTAGTATCTAATGTGACGGATGCTGTTGAGATGTTGATACAACACTTCTCCCCCGCCACGGATCAGGCCGAACTAGGTTTTCTCGGTGATTCAAAACAGTCACCGGCTTGCGCTAAGATTGCCCTAAATGCATTGTGCCCAGCATTATACGCCATATTCAGAGATGGTCTAAAAGAAAACATCGAAACTTCTTTTGGTGCAGTCAATAACTCGGTCTGGCAAATGGTAGAAGCCACTGCTAGACAAG GTCCCATAACAAAATCCCTTAATGAACTGGTTTTAAGAATAAACAGCGAAGACGCAGTAACCGAAGGGTTGGTCAAATTCAACGCATTTATTTTAGGTTTACTAAA CGCACAATCTGTAGATGCCTGGGTATCGTATGTGCGGACGAGAGAATCAATTCTTGCAAAGCACTACGACCCTGATTCCCTCATCTTAGCTGGTTGCGTTGGAGAATCGCGTTGTAGAGCCTTGTTGGACACTTTGCTCGCCAGTCTCGAACCACTGAGATTATTGCCATTCTCACTCGATCTTATGTTTGAAATGCGAGAGTTACACCGGAGCTTCAAAAAGATCGAGAACGACATGAGAGCTGCTAGTCGG cccactacgATTAACACTCCGCCACTAACACTGAACCAGAGAAACCTGCTGAAGCTGGTCCGTTCGATGCAATCCAGCGCAATTTCGAGTGACGACTGTCAGACCAGTGTCATCATGAGACACAAAGAGCCGAGAAACAAAGAGCCGTCCACGCCAGACTTGTTGAACGAATCGGCGAACGTTAAGACTACTGTTGAGAAAAATAGACCGAGGTCGTGCGTTAATCCATCCGCTATAGGCTACGACATGTGCCCTAACAACAGTAGGATCGAGTTAGAGACTAACAGAAGATGGTCGGGAGTGCATCTTGGCTCGAAACTGATGCAAGCTTTTGACAGATTAGTATTCGATGACAGTGACGATTACACTGATAGTCTCGAAAACAATAAGCCCCCCGCTAAGGCAACCGGCAATGACACGAAG CTGGACACGAGCGGCGAGGAGCATTGGCGGCCGAGTTCAGCGAACAGCAGTGCGAGTGGCAACACTGGCAGCAACTCGGGCGGGAAATTCCGACGGTTACAACTCAAATGGGAAATGCTGAGTACTGCTGAAAGCCCTGTCACGCCTTCTG GTGAAACGTCGCCAGCTACAGCGCGAGGATCCAAAATTCCACGGCCTGTTTCATCACCTGTCCGGCCTCAGGCGCCGGCAATACAGTCGCCAGCCAAGAACACCCACCG AGGCATTCCCGTACCAGTACGTAAAGGAACGTCGCCTACCTCCGCGACTCCGCGTCCCAACACAGCAAGGACGACCGCAGTCAGTAAGAAGCCGCCGCAACCAGCTAACAG AGTTATACCCGAGAAGTCGACGAGAAAATCTACGGACAAAACTCAAATACCAAAGGGTGCTGTTAAAAAAGCAAACATTCAGAAGTCAcc GGCGTCTCGCGTAGACGGCGCGTGCGTGGGCGGAGCGCCGCGGCCTGCGTCGCTGCCGTACGGtcgcgccgcaccgccgcccgCCCCGCGCCGCGCAGCCTCCTCGTCTGCGGCGCGCGCGCACGCTCACCACGCACAACAGCAGAAGAACAA ATACGTGAGAACGCTTTGGCACAGGCTGCCGTCAGATTCTGGTCACCTGGCATTCAACGAAGGCGAGAGACTGCGGCTGATTCTGGAGGTGGACGACCTGTACTTGCTCTGCTGTCGCGGAGACCAGAAGGGATTAGTTCCCCGCGATGCTGTGCTTTTAGAGGATTTCTGA